In a genomic window of Plectropomus leopardus isolate mb chromosome 6, YSFRI_Pleo_2.0, whole genome shotgun sequence:
- the mrpl1 gene encoding LOW QUALITY PROTEIN: 39S ribosomal protein L1, mitochondrial (The sequence of the model RefSeq protein was modified relative to this genomic sequence to represent the inferred CDS: deleted 3 bases in 2 codons): protein MATCTRTVWKVLAGCQRQLLRAGGPAYAAVSHTAPRSLPVRTFAAVRTKKKETADGAEKAKKEKRVIDDTGRHKPFGKTAWAPVDDVYVVRFYPQVVHDAADAIDMLKKFQKLDFTPHNQPVYIDLKLDMKLEKKKKVDPFVSTLLLPHPLKTEMNKVLVFTEDADQVKAAQENGAVMAGGAELVQPILDDEISADFYLAVPEILPKLLPLKNKLRKKFPKSKRGSVGHQIVRMLKLFKWGHEYVVESDCYVRTQIATLDMPKEQIFANLQTVLIDVCSHRPAKMGHFIERAIIASHTSEAVWFKSEDVLPKPAEQEQ, encoded by the exons ATGGCAACCTGCACGCGGACTGTCTGGAAAG TTTTAGCAGGATGTCAGAGGCAGCTGCTGAGAGCTGGCGGTCCTGCCTACGCCGCCGTCTCACACACTGCACCGAGGAGTCTACCTGTCAGGACGTTTGCAGCTGTCAG gacaaaaaagaaagaaacggCAGATGGTGCagagaaggcaaaaaaagaaaagagggtCATTGATGACACAGGCAGACACAAGCCCTTCGGTAAGACGGCGTGGGCGCCGGTGGACGACGTGTACGTGGTGAGGTTTTACCCCCAGGTGGTCCATGACGCAGCAGACGCCATCGACATGCTGAAGAAGTTTCAGAAGCTGGACTTCACTCCACACAATCAGCCGGTTTACATCGAT TTGAAGCTCGACATGaagctggaaaaaaag AAAAAAGTCGACCCCTTCGTCAGCACGTTGCTATTGCCGCACCCCTTGAAGACAGAGATGAACAAAGTTTTAGTTTTCACTGAG gatgCTGATCAAGTGAAAGCTGCCCAGGAGAACGGAGCTGTGATGGCTGGAGGAGCAGAGCTCGTACAGCCG ATCTTAGATGACGAGATTTCGGCAGACTTCTACCTGGCAGTGCCGGAGATACTGCCGAAGCTTTTACcgctgaaaaacaaactgaggaAGAAGTTCCCAAAAAGCAAGCGAG GCTCCGTCGGCCACCAGATTGTGAGGATGCTGAAGCTGTTTAAATGGGGTCATGAGTACGTGGTGGAGAGC GACTGCTACGTCAGGACCCAGATAGCGACG CTCGACATGCCCAAAGAGCAAATCTTTGCCAACCTGCAAACGGTCCTGATTGATGTTTGCTCCCACCGACCGGCTAAAATGG gacATTTCATCGAGCGGGCGATCATCGCCAGTCACACCAGTGAAGCTGTGTGGTTCAAGAGCGAAGACGTTTTACCGAAACCGGCAGAGCAGGAGCAGTGA